A single Streptomyces sp. 2114.4 DNA region contains:
- a CDS encoding GNAT family N-acetyltransferase: protein MSTHALDGYEISTDPARLDTGLVHHWLSADAYWAVGRSRELHDRAVAGSLNFGLYEAGSGRQAGYARVVTDHATFAWLCDVYICRDDRGKGLGTALVEAIADHLAPCGPSRLTLATKDAHGVYEKAGFRPLVSPEQWMTLGLIDPGPVEM from the coding sequence ATGAGCACCCACGCCCTCGACGGCTACGAGATCTCCACCGACCCGGCGCGCCTGGACACCGGCCTGGTCCACCACTGGCTGTCTGCCGACGCCTACTGGGCCGTGGGCCGGTCCCGGGAGCTGCATGACCGCGCCGTCGCGGGCTCGCTCAACTTCGGTCTGTACGAGGCCGGTTCCGGCCGTCAGGCCGGCTACGCCCGGGTGGTGACCGACCACGCCACCTTCGCCTGGCTCTGCGACGTCTATATCTGCCGCGACGACCGCGGCAAGGGCCTGGGCACCGCCCTGGTCGAGGCCATCGCCGACCACCTGGCGCCCTGCGGGCCGAGCCGCCTGACGCTGGCCACCAAGGACGCCCACGGCGTGTACGAGAAGGCCGGCTTCCGCCCCCTGGTCTCCCCGGAGCAGTGGATGACCCTCGGGCTGATCGACCCGGGTCCTGTCGAGATGTGA